GATCGCAGTTATGAAGGAAGGCAACATCATGCAGGTAGGTTCGCCGGAAGAGATTTACAAGAAGCCGGGAAACACCTTTGTGGCCGGATTCATCGGCGTATCAAACTTCATTGAATGTGAGGTGGATGGAAGCGTTCCGGACAGAGCTGTTTTAAATATCAAGGATGAATGCAGTTTGACCTGCAGGCTGAAATCCGCCTACAAGGGTAAGGGAATCATTTCCGCAAGACCGGAGCAGCTGTTCTTCGATGAAAAGGAAGGGCTTCCTGGCCGGATCGTCATTTCCACGTTCCTGGGAGATTTCATTGAGTATGAGATCCAGCTGAACAATGGTCAGACCATTCAGCTAAATGAATACACAAAGGATGCAAGCGACCTGCGGCCAGACGGACAGGAGGTGCGGGTGAACTTTGATATCAGCGCGGTAGGTGTATACGATGCCCAGACCCAGGAGGTGATATCATGGTAAAGAAAGGCTGGAAGCCGGATTTCTGGTTTTGGGTGAAGGTGGCGGTGGTAGGCTTTATGCTGCTGTTTCTGATTTATCCTTTCTGTACCCTGATCACCCGAAGCTTCTTCTCCGGTAAGGTGGAAGGCTTCACCCTTGAAAACTACATCCGGTTCTTCACGAAAAAGTATTATTATTCCTCTCTTGGGCGAAGCCTGTTCGTCTCCATTGTCACCACAGCCACAACTTTGGCCGTAGGGGTGCCCATGGCCTATCTGATGTCCAGATACAATGTTTTTGGAAAACGTTTTATCCATATATTCATCATTATGAGCCTTATGAGCCCCCCGTTTATCGGCGCTTACAGCTGGATCATGCTGTTTGGGCGCGCCGGCTTTGTCACACGGTTTTTTGCAGGCATGGGAATCCATCTTCCCAGCATTTATGGAAAGCTTGGCATTATTCTTGTGTTTACGTTCAAGCTGTTTCCCTATGTATATTTATATACGTCAGGGGCAATGGGAAGCATTGATTCAAGCCTTGAGGAGGCGGCGGAAAATCTGGGAAGCAATAAGCTGCGCAGGCTTTTGACCATTACTATACCGGTCATCCTGCCCTCCATTGCAGCGGGAGCCATTATGGTATTTATGACCAGCCTTGCGGACTTTGGCACGCCCATGCTTATTGGTGAGGGTTATATGGTCCTTCCCGTCCTGGTATATAACGAATATATGAGTGAGATCGGTGGAAATGCTCATTTAGCCAGCGCGTTGTCCGTGATTGTGGTGCTTTGCTCTACTACGGTGCTTTTGGTTCAGAAATATTTTGTGACCAGAAAAAATTATGTCATGACAGCCATGAGACCGCCTAAGGAAGAAAAACTTCACGGACTGAAACGCTTCCTGGTAACCTTGCCGGTTCTGCTGGTAACCTTTATTGGAATTCTTCCCCAGATCGTGGTGGTGGTCAGCAGCTTTGTAAAAAGCGATTTTACAGGGTTTAAAAAAGGCTTTAGCATAGAAAGCTATGTGACGATTTTTAACAGGCTGTGGACCAATATCCGCAATACCTTCGTGTTCTCTGCTGCAGCCATTGTGTTCATTATCGTGCTGGGCATGCTGATATCCTATATTGTGGTACGCCAGAGAGGGATAGCAGGACAGCTGATGGATCTTCTCATTATGTTTCCCTTTGTCATTCCGGGCGCGGTACTGGGCATCAGCCTGATTGTGGCGTTTAATAAACAGCCCATGATCCTTACAGGTACTGCCGCTATTATGATCATAGCCTTTGTAGTCAGGAAGCTGCCCTATACGGTGCGGTCGGGAAGCGCATTCCTGCAGCAGATGGATCCCAGTGTGGAGGAAGCCTCCATCAGTCTGGGGGTATCACCCATGAAAACCTTTGCCAAGGTGACGGCAAGGCTTATGGCCCCGGGTATCCTCTCAGGAGCCATATTAAGCTGGATCACCTGTATCAACGAGCTGTCTTCCAGCGTTATGCTTTACGGGGGCAAGACAAGTACCATATCCGTGGCCATCTATACGGAGGTCGTCCGAAACAGCTATGGTACGGCGGCAGCACTGGCTTCCATATTGACTGTCAGTACGGTCATATCCCTGCTTATTTTCTTAAAGGTAAGCAAGGGGAAGGTTTCGGTTGTATGAGCTGCACTGCGGACACATGGCATAATAATCCGCCCAAGGTTTTTGGTGGAAAGCTTTGGGCATTTCCAGAAAACATGGAGGGATACAAAGGATGGTAACATTTGGTACCGGTGGCTGGAGAGCCATCATCGGAGAGGAATTTACAAAAGAAAATATCCAAAAACTGGCTCTTGCCCTTAGCCTTAAGATGAAAGCAGAAAAAAAAGAAGGAGAAGGAATCGTCATAGGCTATGACAGGCGTTTCCTGTCCAAGGAAGCGGTCATATGGGCCTGTGAGATCTTTGGGAAGCAGGGAATTAAGGTGTTTTTTATAAACCGCAGTTCCCCCACGCCTCTTATCATGTTTTATGTGATGAAGCACCGTTTAAGCTACGGCATGATGGTGACGGCCAGCCATAATCCGGCCATTTATAATGGAATCAAGGTGTTTACTTATGGAGGGCGTGATGCGGATGAGGGACAGACCGGGGATATTGAAAAATATCTTTTAGAAGCGGAGAAGATATACCAGCCAGACGATGAGGAGGCTGGACAGATGCCCCCAGCCTCGTATCTTCAACTTGTAAAAAAAGGAGTGGTAGAGGAAATCAACCCCTTAAATGAATATCTGGACAATATCATATCCGTCATTGACATGGATGCCATACGCGCCCGGGATTTCCGGGTTGCCATTGACCCCATGTACGGAGTGAGCCTTACGGCCTTAAGCACCATCCTTTCCGTTGCCAGATGTACCATTGAAACTATCAACGACCAGCATGACACTTTGTTTGGCGGAAAGATGCCTGCGCCTACGGAGCAGACCTTGCGGAGCTTACAAAATTATGTACTGGACCGGTACTGCGATATCGGTATTGCCACGGATGGGGATGCGGACAGACTGGGAGTCATTGACGATCAGGGCCGTTACCTCCATGCCAACAACATTCTGGTGATGCTGTATTATTATCTTCTGAAGTACAAGGGCTGGCGGGGGCCGGTGGTCCGAAGTCTTTCCACTACCCATGTGCTGGACCGGGTAGCGGAGAGCTTTGGGCAGAAATGTTATGAAGTCCCCGTTGGATTTAAGTTCGTATCCGCAAAAATGCAGGAGATGGATGCCATCATTGGCGGAGAGTCATCAGGCGGCCTGACGGTGAAGGGGCATATTCACGGCAAGGATGGAATTTATGCTGCCTCCCTTCTGGTAGAAATGATGGCAGTATCCGGGAAAAAGCTGTCTGAGATTGCAGCGGACATCCGCAGGGAGTACGGGGCAATCCATATGACAGAGCGGGATTACCGTTTTACAGCCGAGGAAAAGGAAAGAATCCACCGGATTCTGATGATTGACAGGAAGATTCCCCAACTGCCTTTTGAGATTGAAAAGATCTCCTATGAGGATGGCTGTAAGGTTTACTTTAAAAACGGCGGCTGGGTGATCGCAAGGTTCTCCGGTACGGAACCGCTGCTGCGGATCTTCTGTGAGATGAAGGCAGAGGCAGATTCTGTAAGCGTGTGCAGTTTGTTTGAGGAATATCTGGGACTGCAGGAGGGATAGGAAAATGAAAAGGCTGCTGCAAAAGGAATGATTTCCTTTTGCAGCAGCCACTCTGCGCTTTATTTATAAAGTATCAAAGCGGATATAGGTGCGGTCATCAAAGCTGTTATTTCCCTTGACCAGCCCTTTTGTGCCCATGTTTTCCCGAAAGCAAAGGGGGTCATTTTTAATCAGCTCCCTAAGGGCAGCCTCACTTTCCGACAGAGTTTCCTTAAGGACGGGATACCCGTCGCTTGCCAGGACTATCCGTGAGTGAGGAGGAACGGGCTGGATGATGACATGACCCGGGTGAATGGGGAAACCGTTCAATACGTCATATCCGTAGGGAGAATCCTCATTGGCGAAAAGGAGCTGGCGGCGCAGGAGGGGAAGGATATATTCCCGTCCGGTGTCGTGGCCGGAAAGAGACGCTTCCGTACGGCCTAAAAGCAGCTCCGTCTGAATATAAAGGCTTCTGACCTGGGATAGGAGGCTGTCGACGGCTTTGGCGTGCTGGTGATGGATGCCGTTAATGAGACACTGGCAGTCGCCAAAGGCCCATACCTCTCTGCGGCGGAGGCTGTAGAGGATGATGACTGCCTGCAGGCGTTCTTCGGGCTTCTCCTTCAGGATAGAGCGGCGTGTAGGGCAGGCCCGGGCCAGGGATTCGTTTAAATAGTCCATGGCACCGGCTCCGTCAATGCCGGGGGGCATGGTGCTTAAGGCCTCTGACAGCACTTCTTTTGCATAGCATCCGCTGGTCATGTTTCCAGCGCCTTTCTCCAGGTCTTCGGGCCAGGTAAGTGCTCCCTTGCTTGTCACTCCGTCGATTACGGCGATGAAGTTTTCATTTACAAACAGCCCATCCTCACACAGGCTGCTTTCCGTGTGCTTTGGAATAATGGATTGTTCTATGATTTGTACGGCCATTGCAGGCACCTCCAATTATTTATTAGGTAAAGTTTACCATAAATAAGGCCTTCTGCCCATGGAAAAACGAACATATTTTTGATATAATGAATAATATGAAGCCATATTTCGGACAGGAGAGGAGGCGTCTATGAGACTTACTAACAGCACCAGAGGAAAATGGCCGGAGGTCTGCGCTCTGTCTCTTATTTGCTGCGTTCTCCTGTCTTCCTGCCGGCCGGAAACGGGAGAGCCGCCCATGCTTTCCCAGGCTGATCTGGTGGTTTACACGGTCCAGGAGAAAGGGATCTGTGAGCCGGTGGTCAAGGAGTTCGAGGAGCGCACAGGCTTGAATGTAAAGGTGGAAGCCGGGTCTTTGGAGGAACTTTTAAAGACTTTAGAGGACGGCGGCGGCCCCTGCAGCGATGACGGAGAAACATGGGATGTGGTATTTGGGGTAGGAATCAGGACTCTGGAAGAGAAAAAGGAGTACTGGCAGGCTTACGAAAGTCCTGAAACCCCATTCATAGCCGGGGCGTTCCGCTGCAGCGATCATAAATGGACCAGCTTTTCCGCCTGCCCCTTAGTCATCATGTACAACACCAATGTGGTCACATACCGGGAGGTGCCTGCTGGCTGGACCAGCCTGCTGGAACCAAGATGGAAAGGCCGGGTAGCCTTTATGGATCCCGGCATGTCGGATATCTATTCCTCGGCTCTGGCTGCGGCTGTTTATACGTACCGGGGAAAAGACTATATGGAGCAGCTGGCAGCTAACTTGGAATACAGCAGCCTTTCCAGCTTATCGGAGGTGAATTCCGGAATTCTGGACGGCAGGTATTCCCTGGGAGTCACCATAGAAGGGACGGCACAGGCTCTGCGCTCCGGTGGTGCAGATGTGGACTACATTTATCCGAAAGAAGGGACCACAGTGCTGCCCGATGGTACTGCCATTGTAAATGGCTGCTCACGGCCGGAGGCTGCCAGACGGTTTTTGGATTTCACGGTCAGTAAGGATGCCCAGAAAATCCTTGTTTCAGATTTAAACAGGCGCTCCGTGCGGATGGACGTCCCCCCTCTGCCCGGACTTTCCCCTGTCAGCAGGCTTTCCATCATTGACATGGATTTAAAGGAACTGTCCAGAGAAAAAGAGGAAATTCTGAAACAATGGAACGGGATCCTGTCCCTGCACAAAAGGAGGGCCGGAGAATGAAGTGGTACGGCCGGTTTTCTTTCAAAACACGGGTGTTTTTGGGATGTCTTCTGGTAGCACTGGTTCCTCTGACCTTTTCGAGCGTGGTAGTGACCAGGCTTTTTACTGCTTCCATTAACCGGCAGATGGCGGTGGAGGGGAACCGGCAGCTGGACGAGGCAAGCAAAAAGCTGACCCAGCTATTTGAAAACTGTGAGAAGGCCTGCCAGGCTTTTACAGCAGACGGTACGGCAGCCAGGGTGATGATCGACAAGGATGCCATTGAGATGCAGAAGGATTTGTACCTGTCTTTGTATCAGGCGGTTCAGGAAATATACAGCAGCGCCCAGTTCAGCATTTATGATTCTGGCGGAAAGCTGCGTTTTACAACGGATACTGGTTCCAAAAACAGTTTTCTTCCCGTCCATTGGGGGCTTTTAAGAAAGGTTCAGGGGGTGAAGGGGATCACCTATTACAGGACCGATCCCTATCTTCCGGAAACGGATAAAAATATCCTGATGCAGGGAGCCTATTCCCTGGAAAATCCCCAGGGAGCCAGGACTGGTTATGTGGTTCTTGATTTTTCCAGGGAGAATTTTGACAATCTGTTAAATGGTTTTTATTCCTCAGGGGATACCTTACTGCTGCTGGATTCCCATCAAAGACCCATTTACTGCTCAAGGCCGGAGTATGGAGAAGAGGAGATGGACGATATCATTCTCCATGGAATGACGGGACAGGAGGGAGAAAAAGGGAAGGGAGTATATACCAGGTATTTGTGGACCAGGGAGCCCTCCCATGGAATCTATGTCCTCTTAAGACGCTCCTCACCAATCAGTGTCGGTGCCATCCATACCATGAGGACCGTAAGCTTTCTTTTATCCGCTCTGGGGCTGATCCTCTGCCTGCTGATTTCCGGCGCTCTTTCCAAAGGAATTGCCCAGCCGGTGAGCCAGTTAGATAAGGCGATGGCAAAGGTAAAAAAAGGGGATTTATCCATCCGCATTCATACGAACCGGCAGGATGAGCTGGGAAGGCTGACGGAAAGCTTTAACCAGATGACAGGGGACTTACAGAAATACTTAGAGGACACGGTTCAGAAGCAGAAGGATTTAAATAAGACCACCATTAAACTGTATCAGACCCAGTTAAACCCTCATTTTCTCTATAATACCCTGGACACCATTAAATGGAATGCAAGGATTAACCAGATTCCGGAAATCGCCATATTGGCGGAGAATCTTGCAGTGATCCTGCGGAGAAGCATTTCCAGCCGCCCTTTTATCACCTTGAGGGAGGAGCTGGAAACCATTGAAAGCTATATACAGATCCAAAAGATCCGTTTTACAGGACGTTTCCTTTATGAGACCGAGATACCGGACCAGCTTGAGGACTGCATGGTGCCCAAAATGTTTTTGCAGCCATTGGTGGAAAACGCCATCATCCATGGGCTTTATGGATGCGAGAACGGGTACATATGCATTTTTGCAGTTGAGAAAGATGGCGTGTTAAGCATTTCCATCACGGATGACGGGTGCGGGATGAACAAGGAAATGGTGGACTGGATCAACAGTGACAATCCTTTCAAAAGGGATGGGCACCTGGGGCTTTACAATGTGATCCGTATATTGAAG
The nucleotide sequence above comes from Lacrimispora sp. BS-2. Encoded proteins:
- a CDS encoding extracellular solute-binding protein; protein product: MRLTNSTRGKWPEVCALSLICCVLLSSCRPETGEPPMLSQADLVVYTVQEKGICEPVVKEFEERTGLNVKVEAGSLEELLKTLEDGGGPCSDDGETWDVVFGVGIRTLEEKKEYWQAYESPETPFIAGAFRCSDHKWTSFSACPLVIMYNTNVVTYREVPAGWTSLLEPRWKGRVAFMDPGMSDIYSSALAAAVYTYRGKDYMEQLAANLEYSSLSSLSEVNSGILDGRYSLGVTIEGTAQALRSGGADVDYIYPKEGTTVLPDGTAIVNGCSRPEAARRFLDFTVSKDAQKILVSDLNRRSVRMDVPPLPGLSPVSRLSIIDMDLKELSREKEEILKQWNGILSLHKRRAGE
- a CDS encoding iron ABC transporter permease, which encodes MVKKGWKPDFWFWVKVAVVGFMLLFLIYPFCTLITRSFFSGKVEGFTLENYIRFFTKKYYYSSLGRSLFVSIVTTATTLAVGVPMAYLMSRYNVFGKRFIHIFIIMSLMSPPFIGAYSWIMLFGRAGFVTRFFAGMGIHLPSIYGKLGIILVFTFKLFPYVYLYTSGAMGSIDSSLEEAAENLGSNKLRRLLTITIPVILPSIAAGAIMVFMTSLADFGTPMLIGEGYMVLPVLVYNEYMSEIGGNAHLASALSVIVVLCSTTVLLVQKYFVTRKNYVMTAMRPPKEEKLHGLKRFLVTLPVLLVTFIGILPQIVVVVSSFVKSDFTGFKKGFSIESYVTIFNRLWTNIRNTFVFSAAAIVFIIVLGMLISYIVVRQRGIAGQLMDLLIMFPFVIPGAVLGISLIVAFNKQPMILTGTAAIMIIAFVVRKLPYTVRSGSAFLQQMDPSVEEASISLGVSPMKTFAKVTARLMAPGILSGAILSWITCINELSSSVMLYGGKTSTISVAIYTEVVRNSYGTAAALASILTVSTVISLLIFLKVSKGKVSVV
- a CDS encoding histidine kinase, with the translated sequence MKWYGRFSFKTRVFLGCLLVALVPLTFSSVVVTRLFTASINRQMAVEGNRQLDEASKKLTQLFENCEKACQAFTADGTAARVMIDKDAIEMQKDLYLSLYQAVQEIYSSAQFSIYDSGGKLRFTTDTGSKNSFLPVHWGLLRKVQGVKGITYYRTDPYLPETDKNILMQGAYSLENPQGARTGYVVLDFSRENFDNLLNGFYSSGDTLLLLDSHQRPIYCSRPEYGEEEMDDIILHGMTGQEGEKGKGVYTRYLWTREPSHGIYVLLRRSSPISVGAIHTMRTVSFLLSALGLILCLLISGALSKGIAQPVSQLDKAMAKVKKGDLSIRIHTNRQDELGRLTESFNQMTGDLQKYLEDTVQKQKDLNKTTIKLYQTQLNPHFLYNTLDTIKWNARINQIPEIAILAENLAVILRRSISSRPFITLREELETIESYIQIQKIRFTGRFLYETEIPDQLEDCMVPKMFLQPLVENAIIHGLYGCENGYICIFAVEKDGVLSISITDDGCGMNKEMVDWINSDNPFKRDGHLGLYNVIRILKIYYGQEYGIRAEVTKEGTTIALRLPAQREVTDV
- a CDS encoding phosphoglucomutase/phosphomannomutase family protein, yielding MVTFGTGGWRAIIGEEFTKENIQKLALALSLKMKAEKKEGEGIVIGYDRRFLSKEAVIWACEIFGKQGIKVFFINRSSPTPLIMFYVMKHRLSYGMMVTASHNPAIYNGIKVFTYGGRDADEGQTGDIEKYLLEAEKIYQPDDEEAGQMPPASYLQLVKKGVVEEINPLNEYLDNIISVIDMDAIRARDFRVAIDPMYGVSLTALSTILSVARCTIETINDQHDTLFGGKMPAPTEQTLRSLQNYVLDRYCDIGIATDGDADRLGVIDDQGRYLHANNILVMLYYYLLKYKGWRGPVVRSLSTTHVLDRVAESFGQKCYEVPVGFKFVSAKMQEMDAIIGGESSGGLTVKGHIHGKDGIYAASLLVEMMAVSGKKLSEIAADIRREYGAIHMTERDYRFTAEEKERIHRILMIDRKIPQLPFEIEKISYEDGCKVYFKNGGWVIARFSGTEPLLRIFCEMKAEADSVSVCSLFEEYLGLQEG